From candidate division WOR-3 bacterium:
AGTAATCCAGATGTTCCGCCTCGATGTTCGTGATGACGGCAAATGAAGGATAGACTCTAAGGAATGACTTATCCGATTCATCAACCTCACAAACGAGATAATTCCCGGCACCCAGTGTTGCCTGAGTCTTACCGATAACGATGCCACCTATCACCGTAGTCGGTGACAGTCCACTTTTCTGTAGTACCTCACTCACCAAGGAGGTAGTTGTTGTTTTGCCGTGGGTTCCGGAAATACAGATCGCGAACTTCGTGCGTGTCAATTCAGCAAGTAATTCAGCACGGTGGATCAATGGTATGTTGTTTGTTCGCGCTTCCATCAACTCGGGGTTATCCTGTTTTATGGCCGATGAATACACAACCAAATCAGCCCCGGCAATGTTTCTCCTTCTGTGTCCGTAGCTGATCCGAATACCTATCCGTTTCAAACGTTTTGTTATCTCCGACGAGTGAAGATCAGAACCGGTGACCGTGAATGAAAGATTCTTCATGATTGTCGCCAGGCCACTCATTCCGATACCACCTATTCCAACAAAGTGGATATGTTTCGTTTTACCAAACATCTTCGGTCTAAGTCTTTTCATTCTCAATGTCCTTGAGCATCAAATCCGCTATTTTTTTCTCCGCGTCCAATATTAGACTCGTTTGCCTCCAACGTTTGCGCTTCATTAGTTCACGTAAGCACTTCGCCAGATCCTTGGGCGTCAACTCCTTCTCTGCACGCAAGAGAGCATCACCGATCTCCGTGAAATACAACGCATTGTGGTACTGATGATCGTCGATCGCGTGGGGGAATGGAACGAAGACCACTTTTTTTCCTAGCGCCAAAATTTCGTATCCGGCCAGAGCGCCAGCCCGTGAAACAAGAATATCGGACCTGCGAATTTCCTCCCACGGCGTTTCGCTGAATGGTATCACGTGCGTCCTGACCTTCTTGCTGCTGATCACGCGCGCATAGTCACGGATACCCGAGATTATGGTCAGATACCACTTACCGGGGATGATATCCTGCAGGGCCAGAGCCATGTCATTCAGGAAACGCGCTCCTTGACTCCCGCCATAAACAAGAACGCGCACCTTGCCAGTCTGTCTTCCAAATCCTGCCGGCCGGCGGTCTACTTTGAATTCCCGGCGGATTGGAATACCGGTTATTGATATTTTACCGTGCAATGAAGCGACCGGCGGCAAACCCAGGAATACTCTGCGTGCCGAGCGTGCGAAGAATCTGGTCGCCCGACCCGGTACCCGATTCGGCTCGAATACATAGAACGGACTCCGGTTCAAGAGGCAAGAAATGTTCAAAGGCACGGCGCCAAAACCGCCAAATGCCAAACCGATGCCTCCACGCGTTAACGCATGCAGTCTGAAAATAGAATGGAGCAGGATAAAGGCGAAAAATATCTTTCCAAAGATGGATTTGCCGAAGAAGGGTCGCGAATTGACCAGGAAAGTCTTCAAACCGTAACGCCGTGCGATCTTCTCCTCCTGAAATCCTTTGCGTACCAGGAAGAACACATCACATCTGCGCCGCAGCAATTCAACCGCCGTAACAACTGCAGGAAAATAATGGCCGCCAGAACCTATGCCGCTGGCAATGATCTTGGGCTTACCCACCTCCCTCAAATTGGCGTTTCTCGATAAGGTCACAGATTCCTCCGACGAGAAGCCTGCAGAATGATACCTACTGCGAACAGGTTTGCCGCGAGCGACCAGCCGCCAAAGGAAATGAATGGCAGTGGAATGCCGGTTGGCGGTAAGAGACCTACGCTAACACCCACGTGTACAAGGAATATGATGAACAAGGAAGCGTTCAAACCAAGAACCATGAGTCTTGTGAACTCATCATCGGCAACACCAGCAATTGACAGACCACGCAAGTAGATCTGCCAGTAGAAAACGAACACGACGATACATCCAATGAAGCCAAGCTCTTCGGCAATGTGGGCAAAGATGAAATCATTATGGATGCCTGGCAGGAACAAAAATTTCTGCAGACCAGCACCAGGTCCTTTGCCAAAAAGGCCTCCGGACCCGATCGCGATCAGAGATTGCCTGACCTGATAAGTGGGCTCGGATATGAAGGTCGCGATGCGATGTTGAGCATGGGGGAATACCCTTATGAAGATCGCCAGAATGCCAGCACTAGCAGTGCTCGTTGCCAACAGAAATTTCAATTTCGCACAGCCATAGATCAACATTGCCACCAGGGTGGCCAGACAGATAAATGCCATTGAAATCGAAGGCTGAATCGCTACCAGTATTATTATCAAGAAAGAAATGATCAGAATTGTAGCAAGCCCCCGGTGGGTACTCGCTGTCATAGGATGGGCGGAAAAGAAATTTGCCAGGAAGAACACCAGCCAGATCCTGACAAATTCCGAAACCTGGAGGCCGACTGAGGCGATCAACAACGATCTCTTCGCACCGAACTGGAAACGTCCGGCAAAAACAGTCATTAACAAACTCAATAATATGAGGACCAGCAAAGGGAAGAGCATTTTTCTTATTGTCTCGTACGGAACGAGCAGGCCAAGCAGGAAAAACCCGATGGCAACCAGGACCCTTCTGAGATGTGCCATCAGATAGTAAGTAGAATTTTCACCCTGTCGCAATGCTCGGTAGTACGATGAGGAGAAGACAAAAATGATCCCCAGTACAACGAGGCAGATAACTAGTAATAGCAGAATTCGATCAGTCTTGCCGTGCAGCATCTATGAATGCCTCCCCGCGTTCTTCAAAATTGCCGAAATGGTCAAACGATGAAAATCCGGGATTCAAGATTATCGTGTCACCAGTCTGGGCAAAAGCCCTGGCCTTGGCAACCGCGTCGGTCATATCCTCGGCAATGACATATTTTGTATATCCACGTTTGCAGAAATAATCGGCTATGAAACTCGCATTCTCGCCGAGTACCACGCATGCCTTTGCACTCTCGATCAAAGTATCGAGGTAATCCTGGCCTTCATCACCCTTGTGCCTGCCCCCGAAGATCACTATTTTCGACCCCGCGGTTGCCAGAAATGAGGCGATCGCCGCGGTCGCGTTCGTACACATAGAGTTATTTATATATCTTATGCCTTTCAGCAGACCCAGGTCCTCCATGCGATGAGGCAGGCTCTTAAACACCATGATCCCCCTTTCAATATCGGGAGTGTCGATCTGGAGTATCTTCGCAACCGCAATTGCTGCTGCCATGTTCATTAGGTTGTGCTCTCCTGGCAAAGGCAGACCGGTATTGGCAAA
This genomic window contains:
- a CDS encoding UDP-N-acetylglucosamine--N-acetylmuramyl-(pentapeptide) pyrophosphoryl-undecaprenol N-acetylglucosamine transferase — its product is MTLSRNANLREVGKPKIIASGIGSGGHYFPAVVTAVELLRRRCDVFFLVRKGFQEEKIARRYGLKTFLVNSRPFFGKSIFGKIFFAFILLHSIFRLHALTRGGIGLAFGGFGAVPLNISCLLNRSPFYVFEPNRVPGRATRFFARSARRVFLGLPPVASLHGKISITGIPIRREFKVDRRPAGFGRQTGKVRVLVYGGSQGARFLNDMALALQDIIPGKWYLTIISGIRDYARVISSKKVRTHVIPFSETPWEEIRRSDILVSRAGALAGYEILALGKKVVFVPFPHAIDDHQYHNALYFTEIGDALLRAEKELTPKDLAKCLRELMKRKRWRQTSLILDAEKKIADLMLKDIENEKT
- a CDS encoding FtsW/RodA/SpoVE family cell cycle protein encodes the protein MLHGKTDRILLLLVICLVVLGIIFVFSSSYYRALRQGENSTYYLMAHLRRVLVAIGFFLLGLLVPYETIRKMLFPLLVLILLSLLMTVFAGRFQFGAKRSLLIASVGLQVSEFVRIWLVFFLANFFSAHPMTASTHRGLATILIISFLIIILVAIQPSISMAFICLATLVAMLIYGCAKLKFLLATSTASAGILAIFIRVFPHAQHRIATFISEPTYQVRQSLIAIGSGGLFGKGPGAGLQKFLFLPGIHNDFIFAHIAEELGFIGCIVVFVFYWQIYLRGLSIAGVADDEFTRLMVLGLNASLFIIFLVHVGVSVGLLPPTGIPLPFISFGGWSLAANLFAVGIILQASRRRNL